One Artemia franciscana chromosome 6, ASM3288406v1, whole genome shotgun sequence DNA window includes the following coding sequences:
- the LOC136028154 gene encoding probable tRNA N6-adenosine threonylcarbamoyltransferase isoform X1: MVHRFIYIFGKCIVTLVQVKAKCISGYEKLKHGYDNIHSEDDSACSSLITDNLVASVEARICENRFFCITGFQPSQTARHHQSHVVDLVQTALEEAKLSPEDVDMIAYTKGPGMGAPLVSVAIVARTLSQLWKVPIVGVNHCIGHIEMARLITGAKNPTVLYVSGGNTQVIAYLERRYRIFGETIDIAVGNCLDRFARILKLPNDPSPGYNIEQLAKRGTKFVELPYIVKGMDVSFSGLLTYLEERVAKLLKSGYTQEDLCFSLQETIFAMLVETTERAMAHCGSEEVLICGGVGCNLRLQEMMGQMCKERQAKLFATDERFCIDNGAMIAWAGIEMYNAGITTPLEQTTCTQRYRTDEVEVLWRD; encoded by the exons ATGGTACATAGATTCATCTACATATTTGGGAAGTGTATAGTGACACTTGTACAAGTGAAAGCAAAGTGCATAAGTggttatgaaaaattaaaacatggcTATGACAATATCCATAGTGAGGATGACTCTGCTTGCTCTTCTTTGATTACAGACAATTTGGTGGCTTCAGTTGAAGCAAGGATCTGTGAGAACAGATTCTTCTGCATAACAG gtttccAACCAAGCCAAACAGCCCGGCATCACCAGTCTCATGTTGTTGATCTTGTCCAAACTGCCTTGGAAGAAGCAAAG cTTTCACCAGAAGATGTTGACATGATAGCCTATACGAAAGGTCCTGGTATGGGTGCGCCTCTTGTATCAGTTGCCATTGTGGCTCGAACATTATCCCAACTGTGGAAAGTACCAATTGTTGGTGTCAATCACTGTATTGGCC ACATTGAAATGGCTCGACTAATTACTGGGGCTAAGAACCCCACAGTTTTATATGTCAGTGGTGGGAACACTCAAGTTATTGCTTACTTGGAAAGAAGATATAGAATATTTGGCGAAACCATTGACATTGCTGTTGGTAACTGTTTGGACCGTTTTGCTAGAATTCTGAAACTGCCCAATGATCCAAGTCCAGGATACAATATTGAACAATTGGCAAAGAG AGGAACTAAGTTTGTAGAGTTACCGTACATAGTGAAAGGAATGGATGTCTCTTTTTCCGGCCTTTTGACGTATTTAGAAGAAAGAGTTGCcaaactcttaaaaagtggttACACCCAAGAAGACTTGTGCTTTTCTCTTCAAGAAACCATATTTGCAATGTTAGTTGAAACTACag AGAGAGCCATGGCACACTGTGGCAGTGAAGAAGTCCTTATTTGTGGTGGGGTTGGATGTAATCTCCGATTGCAAGAAATGATGGGTCAAATGTGCAAAGAAAGACAAGCTAAATTATTCGCTACGGATGAAAGATTTTGCATAGACAACGGCGCTATGATAGCCTGGGCTGGAATAGAAATGTATAATGCTGGGATTACAACTCCACTTGAGCAAACTACTTGTACGCAAAG GTATCGGACAGATGAAGTTGAAGTACTATGGCGAGATTAG
- the LOC136028154 gene encoding probable tRNA N6-adenosine threonylcarbamoyltransferase isoform X4 translates to MLNRIKAHYVLADYEKLSPEDVDMIAYTKGPGMGAPLVSVAIVARTLSQLWKVPIVGVNHCIGHIEMARLITGAKNPTVLYVSGGNTQVIAYLERRYRIFGETIDIAVGNCLDRFARILKLPNDPSPGYNIEQLAKRGTKFVELPYIVKGMDVSFSGLLTYLEERVAKLLKSGYTQEDLCFSLQETIFAMLVETTERAMAHCGSEEVLICGGVGCNLRLQEMMGQMCKERQAKLFATDERFCIDNGAMIAWAGIEMYNAGITTPLEQTTCTQRYRTDEVEVLWRD, encoded by the exons atGCTGAACAGAATCAAAGCACACTATGTGCTTGCTGATTATGAAAAG cTTTCACCAGAAGATGTTGACATGATAGCCTATACGAAAGGTCCTGGTATGGGTGCGCCTCTTGTATCAGTTGCCATTGTGGCTCGAACATTATCCCAACTGTGGAAAGTACCAATTGTTGGTGTCAATCACTGTATTGGCC ACATTGAAATGGCTCGACTAATTACTGGGGCTAAGAACCCCACAGTTTTATATGTCAGTGGTGGGAACACTCAAGTTATTGCTTACTTGGAAAGAAGATATAGAATATTTGGCGAAACCATTGACATTGCTGTTGGTAACTGTTTGGACCGTTTTGCTAGAATTCTGAAACTGCCCAATGATCCAAGTCCAGGATACAATATTGAACAATTGGCAAAGAG AGGAACTAAGTTTGTAGAGTTACCGTACATAGTGAAAGGAATGGATGTCTCTTTTTCCGGCCTTTTGACGTATTTAGAAGAAAGAGTTGCcaaactcttaaaaagtggttACACCCAAGAAGACTTGTGCTTTTCTCTTCAAGAAACCATATTTGCAATGTTAGTTGAAACTACag AGAGAGCCATGGCACACTGTGGCAGTGAAGAAGTCCTTATTTGTGGTGGGGTTGGATGTAATCTCCGATTGCAAGAAATGATGGGTCAAATGTGCAAAGAAAGACAAGCTAAATTATTCGCTACGGATGAAAGATTTTGCATAGACAACGGCGCTATGATAGCCTGGGCTGGAATAGAAATGTATAATGCTGGGATTACAACTCCACTTGAGCAAACTACTTGTACGCAAAG GTATCGGACAGATGAAGTTGAAGTACTATGGCGAGATTAG
- the LOC136028154 gene encoding probable tRNA N6-adenosine threonylcarbamoyltransferase isoform X3: MNKNGFQPSQTARHHQSHVVDLVQTALEEAKLSPEDVDMIAYTKGPGMGAPLVSVAIVARTLSQLWKVPIVGVNHCIGHIEMARLITGAKNPTVLYVSGGNTQVIAYLERRYRIFGETIDIAVGNCLDRFARILKLPNDPSPGYNIEQLAKRGTKFVELPYIVKGMDVSFSGLLTYLEERVAKLLKSGYTQEDLCFSLQETIFAMLVETTERAMAHCGSEEVLICGGVGCNLRLQEMMGQMCKERQAKLFATDERFCIDNGAMIAWAGIEMYNAGITTPLEQTTCTQRYRTDEVEVLWRD; this comes from the exons gtttccAACCAAGCCAAACAGCCCGGCATCACCAGTCTCATGTTGTTGATCTTGTCCAAACTGCCTTGGAAGAAGCAAAG cTTTCACCAGAAGATGTTGACATGATAGCCTATACGAAAGGTCCTGGTATGGGTGCGCCTCTTGTATCAGTTGCCATTGTGGCTCGAACATTATCCCAACTGTGGAAAGTACCAATTGTTGGTGTCAATCACTGTATTGGCC ACATTGAAATGGCTCGACTAATTACTGGGGCTAAGAACCCCACAGTTTTATATGTCAGTGGTGGGAACACTCAAGTTATTGCTTACTTGGAAAGAAGATATAGAATATTTGGCGAAACCATTGACATTGCTGTTGGTAACTGTTTGGACCGTTTTGCTAGAATTCTGAAACTGCCCAATGATCCAAGTCCAGGATACAATATTGAACAATTGGCAAAGAG AGGAACTAAGTTTGTAGAGTTACCGTACATAGTGAAAGGAATGGATGTCTCTTTTTCCGGCCTTTTGACGTATTTAGAAGAAAGAGTTGCcaaactcttaaaaagtggttACACCCAAGAAGACTTGTGCTTTTCTCTTCAAGAAACCATATTTGCAATGTTAGTTGAAACTACag AGAGAGCCATGGCACACTGTGGCAGTGAAGAAGTCCTTATTTGTGGTGGGGTTGGATGTAATCTCCGATTGCAAGAAATGATGGGTCAAATGTGCAAAGAAAGACAAGCTAAATTATTCGCTACGGATGAAAGATTTTGCATAGACAACGGCGCTATGATAGCCTGGGCTGGAATAGAAATGTATAATGCTGGGATTACAACTCCACTTGAGCAAACTACTTGTACGCAAAG GTATCGGACAGATGAAGTTGAAGTACTATGGCGAGATTAG
- the LOC136028154 gene encoding probable tRNA N6-adenosine threonylcarbamoyltransferase isoform X5, with translation MLSINFRLSPEDVDMIAYTKGPGMGAPLVSVAIVARTLSQLWKVPIVGVNHCIGHIEMARLITGAKNPTVLYVSGGNTQVIAYLERRYRIFGETIDIAVGNCLDRFARILKLPNDPSPGYNIEQLAKRGTKFVELPYIVKGMDVSFSGLLTYLEERVAKLLKSGYTQEDLCFSLQETIFAMLVETTERAMAHCGSEEVLICGGVGCNLRLQEMMGQMCKERQAKLFATDERFCIDNGAMIAWAGIEMYNAGITTPLEQTTCTQRYRTDEVEVLWRD, from the exons ATGCTGTCAATAAATTTTAGG cTTTCACCAGAAGATGTTGACATGATAGCCTATACGAAAGGTCCTGGTATGGGTGCGCCTCTTGTATCAGTTGCCATTGTGGCTCGAACATTATCCCAACTGTGGAAAGTACCAATTGTTGGTGTCAATCACTGTATTGGCC ACATTGAAATGGCTCGACTAATTACTGGGGCTAAGAACCCCACAGTTTTATATGTCAGTGGTGGGAACACTCAAGTTATTGCTTACTTGGAAAGAAGATATAGAATATTTGGCGAAACCATTGACATTGCTGTTGGTAACTGTTTGGACCGTTTTGCTAGAATTCTGAAACTGCCCAATGATCCAAGTCCAGGATACAATATTGAACAATTGGCAAAGAG AGGAACTAAGTTTGTAGAGTTACCGTACATAGTGAAAGGAATGGATGTCTCTTTTTCCGGCCTTTTGACGTATTTAGAAGAAAGAGTTGCcaaactcttaaaaagtggttACACCCAAGAAGACTTGTGCTTTTCTCTTCAAGAAACCATATTTGCAATGTTAGTTGAAACTACag AGAGAGCCATGGCACACTGTGGCAGTGAAGAAGTCCTTATTTGTGGTGGGGTTGGATGTAATCTCCGATTGCAAGAAATGATGGGTCAAATGTGCAAAGAAAGACAAGCTAAATTATTCGCTACGGATGAAAGATTTTGCATAGACAACGGCGCTATGATAGCCTGGGCTGGAATAGAAATGTATAATGCTGGGATTACAACTCCACTTGAGCAAACTACTTGTACGCAAAG GTATCGGACAGATGAAGTTGAAGTACTATGGCGAGATTAG
- the LOC136028154 gene encoding probable tRNA N6-adenosine threonylcarbamoyltransferase isoform X6, giving the protein MDKTMLSPEDVDMIAYTKGPGMGAPLVSVAIVARTLSQLWKVPIVGVNHCIGHIEMARLITGAKNPTVLYVSGGNTQVIAYLERRYRIFGETIDIAVGNCLDRFARILKLPNDPSPGYNIEQLAKRGTKFVELPYIVKGMDVSFSGLLTYLEERVAKLLKSGYTQEDLCFSLQETIFAMLVETTERAMAHCGSEEVLICGGVGCNLRLQEMMGQMCKERQAKLFATDERFCIDNGAMIAWAGIEMYNAGITTPLEQTTCTQRYRTDEVEVLWRD; this is encoded by the exons cTTTCACCAGAAGATGTTGACATGATAGCCTATACGAAAGGTCCTGGTATGGGTGCGCCTCTTGTATCAGTTGCCATTGTGGCTCGAACATTATCCCAACTGTGGAAAGTACCAATTGTTGGTGTCAATCACTGTATTGGCC ACATTGAAATGGCTCGACTAATTACTGGGGCTAAGAACCCCACAGTTTTATATGTCAGTGGTGGGAACACTCAAGTTATTGCTTACTTGGAAAGAAGATATAGAATATTTGGCGAAACCATTGACATTGCTGTTGGTAACTGTTTGGACCGTTTTGCTAGAATTCTGAAACTGCCCAATGATCCAAGTCCAGGATACAATATTGAACAATTGGCAAAGAG AGGAACTAAGTTTGTAGAGTTACCGTACATAGTGAAAGGAATGGATGTCTCTTTTTCCGGCCTTTTGACGTATTTAGAAGAAAGAGTTGCcaaactcttaaaaagtggttACACCCAAGAAGACTTGTGCTTTTCTCTTCAAGAAACCATATTTGCAATGTTAGTTGAAACTACag AGAGAGCCATGGCACACTGTGGCAGTGAAGAAGTCCTTATTTGTGGTGGGGTTGGATGTAATCTCCGATTGCAAGAAATGATGGGTCAAATGTGCAAAGAAAGACAAGCTAAATTATTCGCTACGGATGAAAGATTTTGCATAGACAACGGCGCTATGATAGCCTGGGCTGGAATAGAAATGTATAATGCTGGGATTACAACTCCACTTGAGCAAACTACTTGTACGCAAAG GTATCGGACAGATGAAGTTGAAGTACTATGGCGAGATTAG
- the LOC136028154 gene encoding probable tRNA N6-adenosine threonylcarbamoyltransferase isoform X7 produces MVKLSPEDVDMIAYTKGPGMGAPLVSVAIVARTLSQLWKVPIVGVNHCIGHIEMARLITGAKNPTVLYVSGGNTQVIAYLERRYRIFGETIDIAVGNCLDRFARILKLPNDPSPGYNIEQLAKRGTKFVELPYIVKGMDVSFSGLLTYLEERVAKLLKSGYTQEDLCFSLQETIFAMLVETTERAMAHCGSEEVLICGGVGCNLRLQEMMGQMCKERQAKLFATDERFCIDNGAMIAWAGIEMYNAGITTPLEQTTCTQRYRTDEVEVLWRD; encoded by the exons cTTTCACCAGAAGATGTTGACATGATAGCCTATACGAAAGGTCCTGGTATGGGTGCGCCTCTTGTATCAGTTGCCATTGTGGCTCGAACATTATCCCAACTGTGGAAAGTACCAATTGTTGGTGTCAATCACTGTATTGGCC ACATTGAAATGGCTCGACTAATTACTGGGGCTAAGAACCCCACAGTTTTATATGTCAGTGGTGGGAACACTCAAGTTATTGCTTACTTGGAAAGAAGATATAGAATATTTGGCGAAACCATTGACATTGCTGTTGGTAACTGTTTGGACCGTTTTGCTAGAATTCTGAAACTGCCCAATGATCCAAGTCCAGGATACAATATTGAACAATTGGCAAAGAG AGGAACTAAGTTTGTAGAGTTACCGTACATAGTGAAAGGAATGGATGTCTCTTTTTCCGGCCTTTTGACGTATTTAGAAGAAAGAGTTGCcaaactcttaaaaagtggttACACCCAAGAAGACTTGTGCTTTTCTCTTCAAGAAACCATATTTGCAATGTTAGTTGAAACTACag AGAGAGCCATGGCACACTGTGGCAGTGAAGAAGTCCTTATTTGTGGTGGGGTTGGATGTAATCTCCGATTGCAAGAAATGATGGGTCAAATGTGCAAAGAAAGACAAGCTAAATTATTCGCTACGGATGAAAGATTTTGCATAGACAACGGCGCTATGATAGCCTGGGCTGGAATAGAAATGTATAATGCTGGGATTACAACTCCACTTGAGCAAACTACTTGTACGCAAAG GTATCGGACAGATGAAGTTGAAGTACTATGGCGAGATTAG